The genomic region CGTAGGTTGAGCCACTGAAAGAACCGAGCTTGAAGATACGGCGGAGAAGGGTCCAGATGTAAGGAAGGTTGGCGGTGATGATGGCGGTGGAGGATTCCCGGATGTACCAGAAGGTCCAGTTTGAGCCGAATGGTTCGTTGAAGGAGTAGAATTTGTTGAGGATGGCGGAGAGGATTGTGAAGGCGCCGAGGGCGAAGACACCAATGAGGACGGCCTTGCGCTTCAATGGGAGCTGGGATTTGAGGAAAATTGGCAtggggatgaggatgatCATGACGTCGGAGGTGATGTTGAGGACGGCGTTGGTGATGAGATGGTTTGTAGCAGCGGAGCATTGAGCTGAGAAGGTTAGCAGAGTAAAGACGTAAGGTATTGAGGGTAAACATACTGTTCTCTGGAGGAACAGCCCAGTACTGGTTGAAAGGGCGACACCAGACTCCCAGATAGAGAATCTCCATAACGACGAAACCGACAGTGACATAGGCAGCGACAAACTTAACAGCCAAGTTCTGGCTCAAACTCATACCTACTACGGCGAGGTTAGAACACAGGTCTGATGCAATGCGACGGGGTACTAACGTGAGACGGTTGTACATCAGCAACAGACAATACTTTATAAGCCAGATAGTCAAGATTTGCATCTGCTCAACCACCAAAACCCATTTGGAACCATATTCTCGTTTGTCGATTTCTGCTGTGTCCAAAACGACGTGTTCGCTTGGGTCGATGAGGTTACTGCTCGTTTGCGAAATGATGGACATGCCCACCATGAGGATTGCATCGGTAATCTGCGCATTGTGTTAGACCAATTGAGTAGcagtaagaaaaaaaaggcagACGGACCATGGCTACTATCACCAATAAATCCTCAACTTGTAGCTTCTTAACTGAACCCAGCAACATCCTTCGTGATATCCTATTACCCAGGATGTAAGTCCAATTGTCCCCAATGGACTCTGTAATTTTTCTTACATTCTGGCGATAACAATAAGCCACGATAGACCGTACCAGGTCCATATCTCGCCTTCTAGCATCGTCATGGTTGCGGTGTTTTGTCTTTactttttttgttgttgcaaGGTGTTAAGGCTGAACGAAAGAGGTATCAACACTCGTCTTGGGTACGATCAGCGGTATTAATTTCGGTAAACGATCGACTGTTGGTTGGTATCGTGTATGTAGTGTCGTCGAACAGGGGGTGGTTTCAATTCGACGTGTTGAGGATGCAACGGCGCATGACTTGGGATTATCTGGGGTAATAACGCTCCCGGTAAAATACAAGGGAGAGAAGAGCAAAGATAGAACTAAGAAACCAAGCCAACAAAGACAATGTAACGCGGGGGTGGGTTAGGCTTAAGGCTTAAGACTTTGGGGGGAGAGGGGAAGGGAAGGACTTTTTTATTTCTGCCTTTGCACAGTATTTGAATCGAGTGGAGTTTTGGAATCAGGGGCCCTCGATCGCGGCAGACGAATTGCGTCTTTCAGTATCTGGATACAGTAAGCTAAGCTTGTGAAAGAAGCTAGAGAGAAAAGACAAGTCGAAAGGCTCGGTTAGTCGGTTGGTTTGTTAGCTTAGATATTATGACTCGACCGAAGATATGGGTCTCTCTATTGTACTAAGACGCCACTCAACTGTTGTCGCTGCGATAAATGAGGGACCAGAACCGATGACACCCGCCAAGCAAGCGAGTTACAATGTGCTGTGTTAGTGTGTGCAGACAGACGAAGTAGGCAATCGGGGGCTTGTCACTTCTGCATCGTCAGCCCGAACTGACTCGCTAGATTCCTCGATGGTCGGAGAAGACCAAAAGCAGAAGGTGGAGAAGGAAGCAATGATGTCGTTAGATTCCATCAGGTTACGCGTCGATCGGTAAAAGAATGGCACGCGTCGGAGAGAAGTAAACAGACGAGTACCAACGCGTTTGGATATTATGGGGACGGTGGGTGGAAAAGCTAAGAGACTACCTTCTCCCTAGTATAATAGAGCGCCTTACTAAAGGCAGCTCACTAATGACAGATCTAAGTAAGGGCTCTGATTGGTGGGACTCAAGTGGCAGCTTCTAGCATTTATCAGATTCCGGGTAAGCTGCAACCTCATATATTGTATTAAATATATCAAATGTCGTCCCAAATCTATGTTTTTCcatttgtttgatttgaaACAACTTTATGGCgtatttgattgatttgtttggCAGTTTGTTTGATTGGATCTGATTTGTGGACAGCGCTGCATTCCGGCTACATAAAGGGGGTGTGTAGACTCCAGATCATATGAATCGTGATTGGTGCCGTCACTCATCCAGGAATATCACTTATTACGAGTTCAGACCTGAAAGAAGAAAGCATATCCTTCTTGAAGCTGTGAAGCGTGTTAATACTTAAAGGAATGTGCAACCCAACAAGGCAACTTCCTGCAGGCCTCGCCGACACTAGTTCGCCAAACCCCCACCAAGGCCTAGGCCAAGCTTGCCACAGCCCTATGATGGAGACCGTTCCAATTCCCCTGAGCGCTATCGTCGTTCTGAGCCTCACCACAGCACTCCTCACTATTATTTGTATTATTTTCATTGTTATTCTCATTCGTTGGCGTTGTCATAACGAACAATCAAATGGACACCACAAATCCGACGAAATCCCTTTAGACCAGTTCCCCTCGCCAACAGGGTTTTATCCAGGGATTGCTGTTATCGGAAAGGAAACAACAATCATTAGGTTCATGCGTGCAAGAGGTCAGGGTGAGGGTAGAAGCCAAAGCGCCAACTGGGGTCCTTATCAAACCATGTACAACCCACAACCTTGGGCAAGGGATGTCCACGCTGCTGTATTTCTTCATGATGCCGATCTATCGACCATGGAAGGGTGGTTACTTAACAAACGACCTGTCATGATAGTAGGTGCAGATCCTGTTCGTGAGCATTGGTGGGCTTCGAACTGGCTGATGTGTTTGACGGACCCTTTCGAGCATTTGCTGGAAAGGATTTATAATGGAAATGAGGTGCCTGAATTGCGCCTTTGAGCGACAAATTCATGGAAGGCgccagaagaagatgaactACCAGCGGTCGTCTGGAAGCAAGTCTGGCCGTTGGTGAAACACGATGTCCTCGCCATCTTCCAAGCATCACTGGACGAAGGCGTGATACCAGACCAATGGAGACATACTCGAATCATCCCACTCAAGAAGCCAGGTAAAGATGATTATACGGTCGCGAAAGCCTGGAGACCGATCTCGCTTCTCGCTACGCTGCGTAAAGTGTTAGAGTCGGTGGTTGCCGAGAGGATCTCTCACGCGGTAGAGACATACGGACTTCTTCCGACCAACCATTTCGGTGCGCGGAAGCAGCGACCAGCAGAGCAGGCCCTCATACTTCTACAGGAGcacatcttctcaacatgGCGCTCACGCCATGTCGTGAGTCTCGTCAGTTTCGATGTCAAAGGAGCATACAATGGCGTATGCAAAGAGAGGTTACTGCAGCGGATGAAGGCGAGAGGGATCCCGGAGGGTCTCTTACGCTGGGTGGATGCTTTTTGCTCCGAGCGAACTGTAACCATCATGATTAATGGACAAAGCTCCGAGAGCAGACCTCTGCCACAAGCAGGACTTCCGCAGTGATCGCCCCTGTCGCCGATACCATTTCTATTCTTCAACGCAGACCTAGTGCAGACTCAGATTGATAGGAATGGCGGGGCCATCGCCTTCGTCGACGACTACACCGCGTGGGTGTCGGGACCGACGGCCCAGAGCAACCGGAGAGGAATGCAAGCAATAATTGACAAAGCACTTGACTAGGAGAGACGGAGCGGTGCGACTTTTGAGGCGGAAAAGACGGTGATCATACATTTCACCAGATACACAAGCAGGATAGACTCGGAACCGTTCATCATCAAGGGCGAAAGAGTCTTTCCGAAGGACCATGTCAAGATCCTGGGTGCCATCATGGACTCGCGGCTTCGCTATAAGCAACATATCGCAAGGGCAGCAACGAAGGGTTTAGGAGCTGCCATGGAACTGAAACGTGTAAAGGGAATAGCCCCCTCGACAACGAGGCAGCTTTTTGCAGCCATGGTAGCGCCTGTGGTACATACCTGGGcatttgagttaactcatgagtttCGACCCCCCCTAACTCAATCATATGAGTTTCGATCTGATCATGACTCACTCATGAGTTAAACTCAGACTCATGAGTCAACTCATATAATTTCGTCATGTGACACCGCCCACTTCCTCGATGCATCGTTAGTCGTGAGAACGTACTCTAATGAACTTATTGAGTAAAATTGTGAACCGTCAAAAATCACCACACTACTCTGTATCACTAATTTCTGTATCTACATTGCCATTAACACCGTCCGGGTCGCACACTAGTCCTAGTCCACCGTCCCGACTCGCTACAATATGCCCATTCCGTATCCAATTGCCGAGacactcaacttcttctattCGCTCGCACGTTATCGACAGCCGGTCCCATGACGCAGTCCTACGCGCGCCGGAGAAGGTCCTTTCAGGCTCTGCTGATTGAGGGTTTATCGAGAGTATATCGATGGCCATACGGCTAAGGCGTGGAAATTGCCGTCGTTGTTCAGTGCGACACCACCACTCTAGAGGTTCGCAATCAATCTTGATAGCTGGAGCATTGATACAGCCGTCTCgacctccatctcctgcAGCAAAAGCTGTAGCTGCGAAGGCGGCTTCCCTGGCGCGACTGGAGTATCTTCTGGAGTAGTTACGATGTCTCCATCTATATCATTGACGCTGTTGTTGATATTGTATTCCTCCTCCCATACCTGTCGGACACCCGCAATCGCCGGATTGATCCATGCACTCTTCCAGTTCTTATCCAAGTATGCTTTCCGACAGCGtggatcgagaagaagagcggCGACGTAAACGGGAGCCTCTTCAGACATGGTGTAGTATTTATTGAGTACAAACCATCCCATTTCGATATAATGAAGCATGCGACTATCATGGAATTCCGGGGTCGAGTAGTGTATCTAACAAATCAGCGACTATCATATCTTGAACCGAGGTAGACATCGGGTACCTTCGCTTTCTCGAAGTGGCTGAGAAGACCATCCATCAGTCGCAGTGTACTGCAAATGCTCGCTTTATCGCCTTCTGTTATCAGCGTTGCCTCAGTAAAAGGCTGGAGAAAAGCATGGGTTTTCGATAGTATATCCCAGTCAGCGCCCGTTAGAAGATTAGTGAGGCCAATGTCCTTGTCATGGTCTACCATAAACTGGACGATCTGTACCTTCTTATCGAGGGCAACACTGATGGTTTTATACCATGAGGACCATCGCGTTGCGTTGTCGATGCCGAGACTGCGATTCACAGCTTCGCGCCAGTCATCGCTGTGAATCGGGGAGTTACGAAGCCAGACTGCAAGATGGTGGAGCTTCCGGAGAGCACCAATACCTTCCCACCCACTAAATTCTACTCTGCGAGCATTTCTGTCTCTTTGCTGTCTCCCATGGTTCTCTTCCAGTGTTTGATCCACCGGAATATCTGATGCAGGAGGTGCACTCTCACCGAGGGCAGCAGAGAAAGTCTCGACAGATTGTGCACCAGCGACATCGCCGGTGGCATGAAGAGCAGCTTGTAGAGCTTCTTTCGAGCGCGCGAGAAGGAAAGCTTGAAGggaaaggttaataatatgGCCGAAACAGCGGATACGGCGGCGGACAGGGTCGAAGATAATCTAGGCGGAACTTAGCTGGGACAGGAAAAAAGTCGCCGCATAGCCTTTCACTTACTTCTCGCTCgttaaaaagcttttctgATAACGCCTCTAGGCAAGTATTGTTGGAGGTTGCATTATCTCCGGTATGATATCCCACGCGTCGAATCCCAAAGCGCTTCAGGACATCAGCAATCAGACCGGCCTGAGACTTACCCGAGTGGTCTTTTGGACATTCTAGCAGCCCTAGGAGCGCCTTTCGGAGCCCGTAGTCCTTATCGACCCATTGTCCACATACTGCTAGCATACCATGCCGATGTGGCGATGTCCAGAGGTCAGATGAGATGCGAATCATCGAAACGGCAGACTGAAGGGATTGGGCCAAATGATCGGCGTATAACTCATAGTTCGCTGAAATATAGCGCATTACTGTACGTCGGGAAGTGATTAGGCTATCCTCGATAGCAGGATTGCATGCTAGGGCCAGGTCCTTTAGCTCATCCCACTCAACCATCGAAAAGGCCACCCTGCGACGCGTAACAAGGCCGATGATAGCGTCGACATAGGCCTGCCGATTGAAGGCATTCCGTAATGCTGCCGCGGATGGCGTGGTGGATGAGGTGATATACGTGTCGAGAGATTGCTGGGATCGATTCTGCCGGCTGGAGAGCCCGATCAGATACGGGTGGTGATTTCTTATGTGACGCCGCGCATTGCCCTTATAGCCATCCCTCCATGGGCTCGCCTTGCAGTACAAGCAAACGTATAAAGCGCGAGGCTTTGCCTTCTCTCTGGTGAAAAAtctctcaacatcgatgaAGTCGGGATTAGAAGAGGGTGTGCTGGGCACAGAAGATGATTCCGATACCATAGCGATGGCTTAATGGTATAGGTAATGAAttcaagagagagaaagtctGTTGGCCATCGCCATTGTAGCTGCGGAACTTGTATTGAAGCTTCCGAACGGATGAGTATGAGCCATTGGCCGCTTTTCAACAAAGTAAATTTGCAACAAGCTAACTTAACTTAGTTAGACTAAATCAAGGGTTGAAATAGTGGGGATGCCGGCATGAGtttcatgagttaactcatgagtcaGCGGCGATAACTCAGACTCAACTCATATGAGTTTTGTGAGTTTGAGTTATGAGTTAAGgtttgagttaactcaaatgCCCAGGTATGCAGCGGACCCCAAGCCGCTGTCGGAAATGTCGAAGCAGGAATCAGGCGAGGTCATGGTAAAATAATCTCTTTGTCATGTCGAAATCGCAAAACATGGTGCAGGTGATGGGTCAACAACAGGTCGTCAGGTCAGCTCCTATATTATATGTATTCTAAAATTGCGCTGTTCAGAAGTTTTATGGTGTTTTTGACATAGGGTAGCAATATTGCAAAAATTATGGGGCACATCAGCCTCTGTTAGAGGCATTCTGCCAAATACATGGGCGCCCTTAACTACCCCACTTCTAATCCACCCAAATCCACCCAATCCATCCACGACATCGCCGAGTGGATTCGGTGGATTAGCCAATCCACTGGGATTTTGCCAGTGGAGTGGACAGTGGAATCCACGAGTGGATCCACTACGTGGATTGGCTAGGGGGTTCCACAAGAAATGTCCGGTCCCCTCTTTTCTCACCAGAATCTCTATTatttagttatatatttaattaatagtataaagttAAGATAAAATTACCTATAGACCGGACATTTCTTGTGGAACCCTGAGGATTGGGTGGAgtggctttcaaccctgCATGATAGCGCGCAGATCAATATTGCGATTTGCGCTTTGACGATCATTGAACATCCGCACAGACGATAACGCGCGTACGTGTAACCAATTGGCAAGTCAGAGCGGCAGAAATCTCCCGTGTTTCATGGCAGACCGTCGATCACTGTCTTAGATCCAATATTTCACATTCATTATCTGCCGGATATCCATAGGCACCGGCAGATCTGTTTTAGCTCGACGAATCATAATACTTGAATAATTACTTGCATGCCTTAAATTTTAGCAAAACCATAAAGAAAACTGTTTCCGTTTGATATTTGCATAGCCTTTGCGGCTCTGCACAGTGATCTCTGATATCTAAGCATTTAGTCCACGGCTAACGGCAATATCGTACTCTACAAGATGAAACGTATGTTTAATATGTGTCCCATGTAACCGAGCCGAGGATTTGTAATTCGTGGCATGGCGAGGTACTGATAAGCCATGACGCCATCCATGGCTGTGTTAGATACGCCCTTAGAAGCAACACCAAGGGATAACTTAAAGGGAAGCCCACCTCACTTATTTGCCTTTTTACATCCATGGCTTTTTGAAACTTTCCTCTTACTATTCACCTTCGATAAATTTCCTTCAGTGTTGGATTTTTACAGTTAATATGGTTAATTACTTTCACTACGAGCCGTCTTTTCCTTTAGCGACAATCTTTGTTATTGTATTCACTCTTTCATCGAATCTTCATATTTACCAGATCATTGAAAAAAGAACATGGTTCTTCATCCCCTTTGTAATTGGCTCCCTCTGTAAGCCACACCCACAACAACGAAGCTCTTCTGGTAGACTAACATGCCGCCAATTAGTCGAGGCCGTCGCATTCTTTAGTCGAGCAATCAGCGCCAAGGAAGCGCCTAGCTACACTTTTGGCGTCTGTGTTGTTCAGAATTTACTCATCCTACTCGGGCCGACATGCTACTCTGCGGCTATCTACATGCTCCTAGGTCGCTATATAAAGTACCTGGATGGAGACAGCTATTCATTGATCAAGCCATTTTGGCTTACTAAAATCTTCCTATTTGGCGATATTACATCTATTGTACTCCAagtactaggtaggtaataaCATAGCTCCCTTCTCCACGAGTCGCTCAGAAGTGCTAATTGTGTATTTTAGACGGCGGAAAGATTGACATGGTGGATAAAGATCACAAGTTGTCAGTAACAGAAGACGCTGTTGTCGCTGGCCTCATAGTTCAGCTTGTGTTTTTCACCATGTTCGTGGTGATAACAACATGGTTTTATTACAAATTTCTCAAGCATTGCAAAACACAACCGCCTGGCTGGCAGAAGTTCATGATGGTCATTTATGCCAGCAGCATGCTAATACTAATTCGATCCATCTTTCGCATGGCAGAATACATCGAGGGGCCTGAGGGAGAACTGCAATCCAAAGAACTCTATATCTACGTTTTGGATGCCATTCCCATGGCTATGGTTACTATCGGATTTCATGTCTTTCATCCTTCTAGATTTATGCCGCGCCTCGAGAAGACCTTGAGTACAACTGATAGTAAGAGGAGTTTGACTTTTTAATACGTTCTGCGTCGAGATTTAGAGGGAGTTTAAATGCAGGAACCAGAACTGGCAAAAGTTTAGACTGCGGCATGTTTGTGTTTTCCTATCATGAGCTGGCTTATGAAGGattgtttctttgttttcaTCTGTGTATTATCAGGGTCAGGCTTCTAGGATCAGAGTATAGCCAAGATAACAACTATGTACAAGTGCAATTACTACCTGTTTAAGTACTATGCAGTACCCCTTACTTAGTTATACCCCTCTTACCAgttagtaaaaaaaaagttttctatataaaatgTAATTTTTTACTTAACTATCCTATGTTGGGACAATTGAGCGTTTCCTAAAAAGCTGGAAACTTGGTGGTTTTTTAAGCTCCTCCCCTTTGTATCCAGTCAGAAAGAACGTCAGTGACAAGTCTCCCTCTTTGTTAACCAATAGTGTTGCTTGGTGGTGGACTCGACAATCAGGTCCCAAATCAGAACCAAAGGCTTCATCAAGGTTGAGTTTGTAGATATTTTTGTCACGTGGGATATTGAATTTCGAACCTAGAGCGTAGTCAGCGTAAGTGGAGTGacttttggtggttgaaCATACTTTCCGAGTTGTCCTCGGTTAATTTCATAAGTGCGTCCTTCATTTCTACCAATGGATAGAAGGATAAGGACCAATAACCTTCACCTTTCACTAACATTGTGTAGCCGCGAACCCGACGTGGGTTTGCCCTCAATTCATATAGTCCTTTGTCACAACTCATAAAACGCACCACCTGCTTCCTGGGAACGAACGTTCCGCCATTTCGATCTGCAACTCAGTCAACACATGGAGGAATTATCAGCTTAGAACATACCCTTGAAGACACTCAGAGATCCAGTGGGAGGTTCGACGTGAGAAGTTTGGTGCTTTTCTGCCGTGTTTACAGCGGTTGGCACTTCGGCTTGGATCACAGTGTCTGTTCTCGCCCTCTTCTGCAAAGGCCCGGGTGTTGGGTCAATGGCTCCACCCTCCCTACTGAGCTTGCTTGTTGGATGGTCGCCGTTTGCTAGACTGTTGCTCCCCTTAAAGCTTTCTATCTCTGCTGATTGTGAGATGAGTACAAACCCTGACAGCGATCGAAACTTACCTGTCTCCAATGTTTTCAAGTCGATACCACCTGCTTTCGCCAGGCCAATGGTTGAAAGGATATTCGTTTGAAGGAGGAAAGGAATCAGCTCGAACTTCACTATATATCCTTGAATAAACACGCATATTTGGCCAATAACCTCTAGACTAAGCGCCCTAAGACCCTCTATGCTGTAAGATAGACCAATAAGCAAGATCGTATAAAACTTGAACTCTCTCAGCTTGGCTCCTATCGCAGCATCTTTGGCGGCAACTCTAAGGGCGTCATTGAGCTTGCGTCGTATCTTGGGATCTAGTTCGTCTTTTGAACAAGTGACGTCGCCAGGAGGCGGGGCAACCATATGTTTCAAAAGTTTACCGAGTCTCCTTGTGTACTGCGACACGATACGATTCCGACATAGTGCATCTACTGCCGGCGATATGGCCAAAAGTGCATCTGCTTGTACCTTGAGGAGAGCGAAATGTTCACTCAAAAGTTGAAAGCCCTTGGGTGTTTCTGGAGCAAGTAAGATTGGAGATCTTTTCCTCCACAAGGCGGCAGTCATTCAAGATTTCTTCATCCATGTTAGGCACTGCGATGTAACAGGTCCAACAAGTATTTGGAAAACGCGTGTCGGATGACTAGTCGAGTGCTGGGAAACAAACAAGTGCTGGGGAAACGAGTGTTGGAAAACGAGTGTTACTAAGAGAGAAAATGTGTCAGACACACCCCTGTTGCTAGCTTTAGcttggccttcaagcaggcgCTATTCTTAGAACGTATTTCCGATCAGCGTGATGCAAACCTGGTACTAGCGCTCACCACGAACTTCAAGAACACCAAGTTAATGAAGTTGTTGTCCAGGAACTACAGAAGTTCTCTATGTGTGGCATACTTGTAGTGACAACAAGGAGGAATAGGTCGTGAAACGACGAGAGTATACTGTATGTAATCTAAGAGGCTCATGTAAAGCAAAGCACGTATATAGCATCGTGGACGACGTTTTAGGCGTTCTCCCTAGACCCCTGTAAATGCGGTATGTAATGCAGGTTCGGGAAAGGCAAGTAGTCGCAGGGTATGAGAGAACGGCATGCGGCCATGGCTGGCTGGGATGAGAAACTGTTGGTGATCCTGCAGCCTCATGTTTGCGAACA from Fusarium poae strain DAOMC 252244 chromosome Unknown contig_2, whole genome shotgun sequence harbors:
- a CDS encoding uncharacterized protein (TransMembrane:7 (o12-29i41-60o90-113i146-165o194-213i225-245o257-279i)) gives rise to the protein MTMLEGEIWTWYGLSWLIVIARMISRRMLLGSVKKLQVEDLLVIVAMITDAILMVGMSIISQTSSNLIDPSEHVVLDTAEIDKREYGSKWVLVVEQMQILTIWLIKYCLLLMYNRLTLVPRRIASDLCSNLAVVGMSLSQNLAVKFVAAYVTVGFVVMEILYLGVWCRPFNQYWAVPPENTQCSAATNHLITNAVLNITSDVMIILIPMPIFLKSQLPLKRKAVLIGVFALGAFTILSAILNKFYSFNEPFGSNWTFWYIRESSTAIITANLPYIWTLLRRIFKLGSFSGSTYGKSTNNPPKAYRTNFTNHRSGVRSQIRADHTLHQVDSEEEINNSYALPLKICAKREVQITSEDAGPEDRRGPVRCIPGELMSHSKDSVRTEDMETSERSAAGVVKVYHGV
- a CDS encoding uncharacterized protein (TransMembrane:7 (o12-30i37-55o67-93i113-131o151-175i187-207o227-246i)) — translated: MVNYFHYEPSFPLATIFVIVFTLSSNLHIYQIIEKRTWFFIPFVIGSLFEAVAFFSRAISAKEAPSYTFGVCVVQNLLILLGPTCYSAAIYMLLGRYIKYLDGDSYSLIKPFWLTKIFLFGDITSIVLQVLDGGKIDMVDKDHKLSVTEDAVVAGLIVQLVFFTMFVVITTWFYYKFLKHCKTQPPGWQKFMMVIYASSMLILIRSIFRMAEYIEGPEGELQSKELYIYVLDAIPMAMVTIGFHVFHPSRFMPRLEKTLSTTDSKRSLTF